A stretch of the Lactuca sativa cultivar Salinas chromosome 9, Lsat_Salinas_v11, whole genome shotgun sequence genome encodes the following:
- the LOC111901798 gene encoding leucine-rich repeat extensin-like protein 3, whose protein sequence is MHHHSSLPTTFAHQHHPPATTTPTYHPQKPPPATIITIYFHHPSPPFPPTLITHHDHPPPPLPISTTIHYHHSHPQSPPSPPPTTATTHPSQQPTNTPTITRDGKN, encoded by the coding sequence atgcACCATCACTCATCACTACCTACCACCTTTGCTCATCAACACCACCCACCTGCTACCACTACCCCCACCTATCACCCACAAAAACCACCACCTGCCACCATCATTACCATCTActtccaccacccatcaccacctttTCCACCCACCTTAATCACCCATCACGATCATCCACCGCCACCACTACCCATCTCCACCACCATCCATTACCACCACTCTCACCCTCAATCACCACcctcaccaccacccaccactgcCACCACACACCCATCACAACAACCCACCAACACCCCCACCATCACTAGAGATGGAaaaaattga